A genomic segment from Rhizobium leguminosarum encodes:
- a CDS encoding helix-turn-helix domain-containing protein, giving the protein MLHKPQAKIPNAIDIHVGSRIRLQRTLLGLSQTTLAEGLGITFQQVQKYEKGTNRVGSSRLQAIANILGVPVAWFFEEGPRDSSNPLEPEPGAGREITQFLNSVEGLALNRAFVKIEDDKIRRKLVNLVKTLAKESSE; this is encoded by the coding sequence ATGCTCCATAAACCGCAGGCCAAGATACCGAATGCTATCGATATTCATGTCGGCAGCCGCATCCGCTTGCAACGCACGCTTTTGGGATTGAGCCAAACGACGCTGGCAGAAGGGCTCGGCATCACCTTCCAGCAGGTGCAGAAATACGAGAAGGGCACAAATCGTGTCGGCTCTAGCCGGCTGCAGGCCATCGCAAACATTCTCGGCGTCCCGGTTGCCTGGTTTTTCGAGGAGGGGCCTAGGGACTCTTCCAATCCGCTGGAGCCGGAGCCGGGGGCCGGCAGGGAAATCACGCAGTTCCTTAATTCCGTCGAGGGGCTGGCTCTCAATCGCGCTTTTGTGAAGATTGAGGACGACAAGATCCGACGGAAGCTCGTCAACCTGGTGAAAACGCTGGCAAAAGAGTCTTCGGAGTAA